GACAGCGGACAGGTCTTTCTCGACTACTCTGATTTTAATTTTGTGCAACAAAAAAGCCCGCCTGAATTCGTGGAATAGACGGGCTTAAAATCAATCTGTAAACAGCTATTTTTTCGCGCCTTTTTTCCCCTTGGGAGCTTTATCTTCTTTTTTCTCGGCGATGCGGGCCTGTTTACCGGTCAGGTTGCGCAGATAGTACAATTTGGCACGGCGCACTCTTCCGCGACGGGTCCGCTCAATTTTGGTCACGTTGGGTGAATGAAGCGGGAACACTCTTTCGACCGCAACACCCGAGGAAACCTTGCGAACAGTGAATGATTCATTTAATCCGCTGCCACGCTTTTTGATAACCGTTCCCTGGAATATCTGGATTCTTTCCTTGTCGCCCTCTTTGATACGCACATGAACTTTAACCGTATCGCCGGGGGAGAACCGGGAGACTTTCGGTTTTTTATATTCACTCTCTATCTTCGACAATAAATCCATAGCAGACCTCCAACAGTATATTAGAAATTGTTTTCTTCCTGTTTTATTTCGTCTAATAATTTCTCATCTTCAGCGTTCAACTCGACCTTTTCCAGAATCTCGGGTCGCTGTAACAATGTCTTTCTCAAAGCCTCTTTGCGCCTGAATACCCGGATCTTTTCATGATGACCGGAAACCAGCACCTCCGGAACTTTCAGGTCGCGGTAAACCTGGGGCTGGGTGTAGACCGGGTAACCCAGTATATCCCAGCTGTAAGAGTCATCTTCGGCCGCCTCGAGTTTGCCCATATAGCCCGGCTTCAATCGGCTGACCGCCTCGGTTATCACCAGGGCCGCAACCTCCCCGCCGGAGAGGACATAATCGCCGATAGAAACTTCCTCTATCGGGTAGAGCTTCTTGAGACGTTCATCGACTCCCTTATATCTTCCGCAGATTATAATCAAAAATTCTTCCCGCGCCAGCTTTTCCGCAAATTTTTGGTCAAATTTTTTTCCTGAAGCTGATGTCAGCATAATCCTGGCCCGATTCTTATCTCCTGTTTTTAGCAGTTGACTTAAAGCCATATCGATCGGTTCCGGTTTCATGACCATTCCGGCGCCACCTCCGAACGGGGTGTCATCGACCGTTTTATGCTTGTCGGTTGCGAAGTCGCGGATGTCGATCGTGTCGATTTCTATGATTCCAGCCTCACGTGCCTTGCCCAGAAGGCTGGCCTTGACCGCGTTTTCGATGATCTCCGGAAAAATGGTCAGGATTTCGAATTTCATTCAGCTTCAAATTCCATTCCGGGAAGAAGGACTACCTCCATTCGATCGTTTTCAATATCGACTTTTTTTATTGTCTCGCTGATGAACGGGATCAACATCCGGCCTTTATCGGATTTGACGACTATTATATCGCCGGCGGGATACTCCCAGACATCGCTGATTTTACCGATTTTTTCAGCCCCAGCATCGAACACCTCCAGACCGACTAATTGAAAATGATAGTAATTTCCCTCTGGAAGTTCGAACGTTTCGCTGGCGTCGATCTGCAAATAAGTGTTTCTGAGCCTGGCGGCTTCTTCTCTGTCGGAAATCTCCTTAAATTTAATCAGGACCCGACCGGAGTGCGGTCTGACCGCTTCGACGGTCAGGTCCAGATCTATTCTGGGGCCCGAAATATTAACTTTGCCAAGTTGCTTGAATCTCTGGGTGAAACGGGTCAGTGGTTGTGCTACCACCTCCCCTTTTACGCCCCAGGATTTATTTATCAGCGCTATGGCAACCTTTTCTTCGGGCACGGCACTATTCTAATATTTCCAGAACGGCACGCTGGCCTTTTTTGGCGCTGATTGCCGCGATCAGTGTCCTGATAGATTTGGCGGTCTGGCCTTTTTTACCAATAACTTTGCCCAGGTCCCCGGGACCTACTCTGAGTTCGTAAACAGTAGTCTTGGAGCCCTGAACCTCAGTCAGGCGAACCTCATCAGGCTGGTCAACCAGATGCTTTACGATGGTTTCAATGAACTCTTTCACAGTACACTCCCTTGCAATGAGTGGGAAGATTGGTTCTACTCCTCTTTAGCCTCTTCAGTTTCGGCTGATTTTCCTTCTTCAGCTTTAGCTTCAGCTTCTTCTTCGGATGCACTGGCTTTCTTGGCACGCCTGGTTCTCTTCTTGCGTTCCTCAATGGTGTCCTTGACCTGGATATCATCACCGGATTCTCCAGCTTTGATCTTTTCCCATTTGTCCAGCACATTAATTTTTTTAAACAGAGTCGCAACCGTCTCTGTCATCTGAGCACCGTTTTGGAGCCATTTGAATACCTTGTCTTCCTGAACCACCACTTTGGCAGGTTTTTCAATCGGATTGTAATAACCAAGAATCTCAATAAACCGTCCATCACGCGGAGACCTGCTGTCAGCGGCAACAAAACGATAAAACGGCCTCTTCTTCGCTCCCATTCTCCTCAAGCGTATGCGTACAGCCAAAAAACAACCTCCTTAAATAGATTAAAACAATCCCTTAGCAAAATCTTTCATCTGCCCGCGGGAAAACTTTTTTATCATTTTTTGCATCATATTGAACTGTTTCATCAAGCGGTTCACATCAACCACGCTGTTGCCGGACCCCTCGGCTATCCGCTTGCGACGGGAACCATCGAGGATATCGGGTTTACGGCGCTCTTCAGGTGTCATCGACTGGATGATGGCCTCGACCCGTTTCATGGCGGAATCATCGACGTTGATCCCTTTCAGGGCATTGCCGACACCTGGAAGCATACCGACCAGAGATTCCAGTGGCCCCATCTTTTTCAACTGCTGTAACTGGTTATAAAAATCTTCGAGTGTAAATGTTTCCTTGCGAAGCTTTTTTTCCAGCTTTTCTGCCTCTTTGGCGTCCATTGTCGCCTGGGCTTTTTCAACCAGCGTGATGACATCGCCCATTCCCAGAATACGCGAAGCCATGCGGTCGGGATGAAAGACCTCCAGGTCGCTCAGTTTCTCGCCCACACCGACCATTTTTATCGGCTTACCGGTGACCTGCTTGATCGACAGGGCGGCACCGCCACGGGCATCGCCATCCATCTTAGTCAAAAGCACACCGCTCAGATCGAGTCGGCTGTTGAATTCGCTGGCGATATTGACTGCATCCTGCCCGGTCATGGCATCAGCAATCAAAAGCACCTCATCGGGATCGATTTCTTGTTTTATGTTCTCGAGTTCCTCCATCAGGGCATCGTCAATATGCAACCTTCCGGCAGTATCGACGATCAGGACATCATGGTTGTTATCCCGGGCGGCCTTCAGCGCCTTTTTGGCCATCTCAGGAGGCTTGACATCTTCGTGAAACACGGGAATCTCGATCGATTTTCCGAGAGTTTTGAGCTGATCGACAGCGGCCGGCCGGTAAACATCAGCGGCCACTAAAAGCGGTGACTTGTTTTTCTGGCGAAAATGCAGTGCCAGTTTACCACACATAGTCGTTTTACCGGAACCCTGCAAGCCTACCAGCACGATCACTGTGGGGGGCGCGGAAGATATCCTGATCGGATCCGACTCACCCCCGAGTATCTCGACCAGCTTGTCGTGCACGATCTTGATGATCTGTTGGCCGGGTGAAATCGATTGCAGTACTTCTGCGCCGAGCGCTTCTTCGGTCACGGATTTTACGAATTTTTTGACAACCCGGAAATTGACATCGGCTTCCAGAAGCGCCAAACGGACTTCTTTCAAGGCGTCCTTGACATTCTTTTCGTTCAGCTTGCCATGGCCGCGAAGTTTTTTAAAGACCGATTCTAATTTGTCACTCAACTCATTGAACATAAAAAAATATCCTTCAAGACAAACCAGAAATATATTACATATTTTCGGTTTGGCAAGCGATTTTTAATATAATGCGGGGAGCGTTTAATTAGTTTTCGGCTTTGAGCGCCTTGATCTTACGTGTAAAATCCGCATAATCGCCCGATTTGTAGAAGGCCGATCCTGCTACCAGTACATCGGCACCGGCTTCTATCACCCGGGGCGCTGTTTTCAATCCGATACCGCCGTCGACCTGGATTTCAATCGACAGATTGTGAGAATCGATATATTCACGAGCCTGGCGGATTTTGGGAACTACATCGCGCTTAAACTTCTGACCTGCAAAACCGGGATGAACCGTCATGATCAAAAGCAGGTCACAGTATTGAAGCGGTTCGAATACCGCCTCAAATGCGGTGTGGGGATTGATCGAAAGCCCGGCTTTTTTGCCCAGCGACCGGATTTTCTTCAAAAGCGGGATTGTATCCATTTCAATTTCATAATGGATCGTGATCAGGTCGCTACCCGCTTCTGCGTAGATTTCGAGATATTTATCAGGATTGGAAATCATCAGGTGTGAATCCAAAAACAGGTCGGTTCTGGAGTCGACATACTTGATGATATCCGGTCCGAAGCTGATATTGGGCACCATGTGCCCGTCCATGATATCCAGGTGAATCCAGTCGCAACCGGATTTTTCAGTCAGCCTGATCTCATCTTCGAGATGGCCGAAATCGGCCGCCAGTATCGAGGGTGACAATTTGATCATCATTCTCCCGAGGGTACCACCACCAGAATCTGTGCCGAATCAAAGCGGACACGAGTTCCG
This is a stretch of genomic DNA from Candidatus Zixiibacteriota bacterium. It encodes these proteins:
- a CDS encoding KH domain-containing protein produces the protein MKEFIETIVKHLVDQPDEVRLTEVQGSKTTVYELRVGPGDLGKVIGKKGQTAKSIRTLIAAISAKKGQRAVLEILE
- the trmD gene encoding tRNA (guanosine(37)-N1)-methyltransferase TrmD, coding for MKFEILTIFPEIIENAVKASLLGKAREAGIIEIDTIDIRDFATDKHKTVDDTPFGGGAGMVMKPEPIDMALSQLLKTGDKNRARIMLTSASGKKFDQKFAEKLAREEFLIIICGRYKGVDERLKKLYPIEEVSIGDYVLSGGEVAALVITEAVSRLKPGYMGKLEAAEDDSYSWDILGYPVYTQPQVYRDLKVPEVLVSGHHEKIRVFRRKEALRKTLLQRPEILEKVELNAEDEKLLDEIKQEENNF
- the rplS gene encoding 50S ribosomal protein L19, with the translated sequence MDLLSKIESEYKKPKVSRFSPGDTVKVHVRIKEGDKERIQIFQGTVIKKRGSGLNESFTVRKVSSGVAVERVFPLHSPNVTKIERTRRGRVRRAKLYYLRNLTGKQARIAEKKEDKAPKGKKGAKK
- the rimM gene encoding 16S rRNA processing protein RimM gives rise to the protein MPEEKVAIALINKSWGVKGEVVAQPLTRFTQRFKQLGKVNISGPRIDLDLTVEAVRPHSGRVLIKFKEISDREEAARLRNTYLQIDASETFELPEGNYYHFQLVGLEVFDAGAEKIGKISDVWEYPAGDIIVVKSDKGRMLIPFISETIKKVDIENDRMEVVLLPGMEFEAE
- the rpsP gene encoding 30S ribosomal protein S16; the protein is MAVRIRLRRMGAKKRPFYRFVAADSRSPRDGRFIEILGYYNPIEKPAKVVVQEDKVFKWLQNGAQMTETVATLFKKINVLDKWEKIKAGESGDDIQVKDTIEERKKRTRRAKKASASEEEAEAKAEEGKSAETEEAKEE
- a CDS encoding signal recognition particle protein; this encodes MFNELSDKLESVFKKLRGHGKLNEKNVKDALKEVRLALLEADVNFRVVKKFVKSVTEEALGAEVLQSISPGQQIIKIVHDKLVEILGGESDPIRISSAPPTVIVLVGLQGSGKTTMCGKLALHFRQKNKSPLLVAADVYRPAAVDQLKTLGKSIEIPVFHEDVKPPEMAKKALKAARDNNHDVLIVDTAGRLHIDDALMEELENIKQEIDPDEVLLIADAMTGQDAVNIASEFNSRLDLSGVLLTKMDGDARGGAALSIKQVTGKPIKMVGVGEKLSDLEVFHPDRMASRILGMGDVITLVEKAQATMDAKEAEKLEKKLRKETFTLEDFYNQLQQLKKMGPLESLVGMLPGVGNALKGINVDDSAMKRVEAIIQSMTPEERRKPDILDGSRRKRIAEGSGNSVVDVNRLMKQFNMMQKMIKKFSRGQMKDFAKGLF
- the rpe gene encoding ribulose-phosphate 3-epimerase, which gives rise to MIKLSPSILAADFGHLEDEIRLTEKSGCDWIHLDIMDGHMVPNISFGPDIIKYVDSRTDLFLDSHLMISNPDKYLEIYAEAGSDLITIHYEIEMDTIPLLKKIRSLGKKAGLSINPHTAFEAVFEPLQYCDLLLIMTVHPGFAGQKFKRDVVPKIRQAREYIDSHNLSIEIQVDGGIGLKTAPRVIEAGADVLVAGSAFYKSGDYADFTRKIKALKAEN